From Brassica oleracea var. oleracea cultivar TO1000 chromosome C3, BOL, whole genome shotgun sequence, a single genomic window includes:
- the LOC106330885 gene encoding uncharacterized protein LOC106330885 — protein MAMKPNGKSIVSSDYDDKVMFFKDVSLGHHESQLRFRLIHFWEAWNPIKKTLIGLEMLLIDEQGTIIQGFISPGRIEKYLPEMKRGSVYKLNNFYGSINKSVFRVCDHTATVSFSWNSELSVLLDCQTPFDEDSFRFHSYEEFQSSCYLKGDLYDVVGHMKLVNGQSIIEACVLDEVEIEKARRVLIHVQSHDGPVMKVYFWDQAARDFCKKFNSYEKTPTVLLVTTVNAQTLGGTLALTSMSSSRVFMDYDVQPTIDYFGWLGSNPAIAEQVNAEVVTKREAMTIGEIFSYIKQEFAKDAFFECTATIDDVVHGSTWYYIACSGCHTKVTKGPTSMICTNSKCGKISVNDNSDQASFVLLGDAGRELTGKPASELVRNYFEANGNQECNHEAPVPEALISTIGQRHKFCVKVTEHNLSGKTRSLTVTKILPLDAPAATISSEEDHTTATSEKTFKSRLGSAEGSKRTCDSDEIEEAKRFKRGN, from the exons ATGGCGATGAAACCAAATGGGAAGTCAATTGTCTCCTCCGATTACGATGACAAAGTCATGTTCTTCAAAGATGTGTCACTGGGTCACCACGAATCTCAGTTGCGATTTCGGCTTATCCATTTCTGGGAGGCTTGGAACCCAATAAAAAAGACGCTTATTGGGTTGGAGATGCTGCTCATCGACGAACAA GGAACAATTATTCAAGGATTCATCTCCCCAGGACGTATTGAAAAATATTTGCCTGAGATGAAGCGAGGGTCTGTCTACAAACTCAACAACTTCTATGGATCCATAAACAAGTCGGTGTTCCGGGTTTGTGATCATACCGCGACCGTGTCGTTCTCATGGAATTCAGAACTGTCGGTTCTTCTAGACTGTCAGACTCCTTTTGATGAAGACAGTTTCCGGTTCCATTCTTATGAAGAATTTCAATCCAGCTGTTATCTCAAAGGAGACCTCTATG ATGTTGTTGGCCACATGAAGTTGGTTAATGGCCAGAGTATCATTGAGGCCTGTGTTCTTGACGAAGTGGAGATAGAAAAGGCGAGGCGTGTTCTGATTCATGTCCAATCACATGA TGGACCTGTGATGAAGGTTTACTTTTGGGATCAGGCCGCAAGAGACTTCTGCAAAAAGTTTAATTCGTACGAAAAAACACCCACCGTGTTACTGGTCACGACCGTTAACGCACAGACTCTCGGAG GTACTCTTGCCCTCACCTCAATGTCCTCCTCGCGTGTATTTATGGACTACGATGTCCAACCTACTATAGATTACTTCGGCTG GTTGGGCTCTAATCCAGCTATTGCTGAGCAGGTTAATGCAGAGGTGGTAACTAAACGTGAGGCAATGACTATAGGGGAAATATTCTCCTACATCAAGCAGGAATTTGCAAAG GATGCTTTTTTTGAGTGCACGGCTACAATCGATGACGTCGTCCATGGCTCTACTTGGTACTACATTGCGTGCAGTGGGTGCCATACTAAGGTTACCAAAGGCCCTACTTCGATGATTTGTACAAACAGCAAGTGTGGGAAG ATATCAGTTAATGACAACAGTGACCAAGCTTCCTTTGTACTACTTGGTGATGCTGGTCGTGAGTTGACTGGGAAGCCCGCATCAGAATTAGTTAGAAACTATTTTGAG GCTAACGGAAACCAAGAATGTAACCATGAGGCGCCTGTCCCGGAAGCTTTGATCAGCACCATCGGCCAAAGACACAAATTTTGTGTCAAAGTGACAGAGCACAACCTATCTGGCAAGACCCGGTCTCTTACTGTGACCAAGATCCTCCCTCTAGATGCTCCAGCAGCCACAATATCCTCGGAGGAAGACCACACTACTGCAACTTCGGAGAAAACATTCAAAAGCCGTCTTGGTTCTGCAGAGGGGAGTAAGAGGACTTGTGACAGTGATGAGATAGAGGAAGCTAAACGCTTTAAGCGTGGGAACTAG